The following proteins are co-located in the Echinicola sp. 20G genome:
- a CDS encoding medium chain dehydrogenase/reductase family protein encodes MMKYKSVVLTKRGGPEVLQVEEKTLRSPQNKEVQISIKACGVGRTDVAMRYGYYPFAPKIPFVPGYEIVGEITAIGSEVSQFKTGDLVAALTVYGGYSEFIILKEEDLISVPKDIAPEKAVSIILNYCTAYQILFRTLKVKKGDSVLITGASGGVGSALIDIGKHIELKMFGLSSLKKQDRLIEQGVIPIDYNSKTWTDKLSEFQPEGLDFVIDGIGGKYIDQGFKVLKPRGILAEYGYPNFLGMITGIIKINIRNLIPNSKKGAFYGISANYKKNKKLIHEDLIRLFEMLQSGKINPVISHKFHVLEAQSANKKLEEGNVIGKIVLVND; translated from the coding sequence ATGATGAAGTACAAAAGTGTGGTTTTAACTAAGAGAGGTGGACCTGAGGTTCTCCAGGTTGAGGAGAAAACACTGAGATCTCCTCAAAATAAAGAAGTACAAATATCTATTAAAGCATGCGGTGTGGGTAGAACCGATGTTGCCATGCGATATGGATATTATCCGTTTGCCCCAAAGATTCCGTTTGTGCCTGGCTACGAAATTGTCGGGGAAATAACAGCCATAGGTTCGGAAGTTTCTCAATTCAAGACAGGAGACTTAGTTGCTGCGCTTACTGTATATGGAGGGTACTCTGAGTTCATCATCCTGAAAGAGGAAGACCTGATCTCTGTTCCAAAAGATATAGCGCCAGAAAAGGCCGTATCCATAATTCTCAATTATTGCACAGCCTACCAGATCTTGTTTAGAACTTTGAAAGTAAAAAAGGGAGATTCTGTTTTGATAACTGGAGCAAGCGGGGGGGTGGGGTCAGCACTCATTGATATCGGTAAACATATAGAATTAAAAATGTTCGGTCTTTCATCTTTAAAAAAGCAAGATAGGCTTATCGAGCAGGGTGTAATTCCAATCGACTACAACTCCAAGACTTGGACGGATAAATTATCTGAGTTCCAGCCTGAAGGGCTTGATTTTGTAATAGACGGAATTGGTGGAAAGTATATTGACCAAGGTTTCAAAGTCTTAAAACCAAGGGGTATACTTGCTGAGTATGGATACCCTAATTTCTTGGGAATGATCACAGGAATCATAAAGATTAACATTCGCAATCTCATTCCAAACTCAAAGAAGGGAGCTTTTTATGGGATTTCTGCTAACTATAAGAAGAATAAAAAGTTAATCCATGAAGATCTGATAAGGTTGTTTGAAATGCTTCAAAGTGGAAAGATCAATCCAGTTATCAGTCATAAATTCCATGTTTTGGAGGCACAATCGGCAAACAAAAAACTTGAGGAAGGAAACGTCATTGGTAAAATTGTTCTTGTGAATGATTGA
- a CDS encoding DUF3658 domain-containing protein, with protein MASERIHIVFGESAKSILLASNEMSELIDSVVSLNDDLRLGPITNLEKSDSRFRRQDWLTSTLPCQEDAEYLSSNVAGDFEKIQNIREELKNKPEIFIWSGRATLDRLATARLVYELRDFYTHLIITDLPNIKIKSKFGHSYVPDSLVVMHPEDVHLLSKYFRKITKEECEEWTSMWIRLANENGLVRAAQTMGEIESKEVVYFDEILLSKCTENFLKAARVVGETLVDIGFEASDKTLNWRLIHLAKIKELNFEGKLNCLREYKVKRTKK; from the coding sequence ATGGCATCAGAGAGAATCCATATCGTTTTTGGAGAATCTGCTAAAAGCATTCTCCTTGCTAGTAATGAGATGTCAGAGCTTATCGATTCTGTAGTTAGTCTAAATGATGACTTGAGGCTTGGTCCAATAACCAATTTGGAGAAATCAGACTCCAGGTTCAGAAGACAGGATTGGTTAACTAGCACTTTGCCATGCCAAGAAGATGCGGAATATTTAAGTTCCAACGTTGCCGGAGACTTTGAAAAGATTCAAAACATAAGGGAAGAATTAAAGAATAAACCAGAAATATTTATTTGGTCCGGAAGGGCAACACTTGATAGGCTAGCTACAGCTAGATTAGTCTATGAGCTACGTGATTTTTATACTCATCTTATAATTACCGATCTCCCAAACATTAAAATAAAATCGAAATTTGGCCATAGTTATGTTCCAGATTCTTTAGTGGTTATGCATCCTGAAGATGTTCATTTACTTAGTAAGTATTTTAGAAAAATTACCAAAGAAGAATGCGAAGAGTGGACAAGCATGTGGATACGACTTGCTAATGAAAATGGATTAGTAAGAGCTGCACAAACAATGGGAGAGATTGAATCAAAAGAGGTGGTTTATTTTGACGAAATACTACTATCAAAATGCACTGAAAATTTTTTAAAGGCTGCAAGAGTTGTTGGTGAAACTTTAGTTGACATAGGATTTGAAGCTAGTGATAAAACGCTTAATTGGCGTCTAATCCATCTAGCAAAAATTAAAGAATTAAATTTTGAAGGAAAATTAAATTGTCTTAGAGAGTATAAAGTAAAACGTACTAAAAAATAG
- a CDS encoding linear amide C-N hydrolase has translation MSLSKTFPFLFLTLLFYPLQKSNACTRFVYCGKDHLVFTARSMDWFEDVHSDLWFYPRGMKKDGGVGKGSIHWISKYASVTVSGYDIGTVDGLNEKGLVANLLYLSETDFGNSGDKPGLSVGAWAQFVLDNYATVDEAIENLKTEPFRIIASTLPSGHAPGLHLSLSDKTGNSGILEYINGKLIIHKGKEHAVMTNSPTYDQQIALNAYWENIGGMKMLPGTNRASDRYVRASFYSKALPEFEDNRLAVSATFSVIRNVSVPLGITDPDQPNIASTIWRSVSDHKNLIYFYESAISPNTFWVDLKKFDFSTTKVPKKIDLDGHPILTGEVSDKFVEAKPFKWLAPGKN, from the coding sequence ATGTCTTTATCAAAAACTTTTCCTTTTTTATTTCTTACTCTACTATTTTACCCCCTCCAAAAATCAAATGCTTGTACAAGGTTTGTCTATTGCGGTAAAGATCATCTGGTCTTTACCGCTCGATCTATGGATTGGTTTGAAGATGTACATAGTGATTTATGGTTCTATCCGAGAGGAATGAAAAAAGACGGTGGGGTAGGAAAAGGCTCAATACATTGGATTTCTAAATATGCAAGTGTAACGGTTTCAGGTTATGATATAGGAACTGTTGATGGATTAAATGAAAAAGGACTAGTGGCCAATCTATTATATTTATCAGAAACTGATTTTGGAAATTCTGGAGATAAACCTGGTTTATCTGTCGGTGCTTGGGCTCAATTTGTCCTAGATAATTATGCTACTGTAGACGAGGCTATTGAAAATTTGAAGACGGAACCATTTAGGATAATTGCTAGTACACTTCCAAGTGGCCATGCACCAGGTCTTCATCTTTCATTATCAGACAAAACAGGTAATTCTGGAATATTAGAGTATATCAATGGAAAATTGATCATTCATAAGGGAAAGGAACATGCTGTAATGACAAATTCTCCTACTTATGACCAACAAATAGCATTAAATGCTTATTGGGAAAATATAGGTGGAATGAAAATGTTACCTGGCACTAACAGAGCCAGCGATAGATATGTTCGAGCATCATTTTACAGTAAAGCTCTTCCTGAATTTGAAGATAACCGTTTAGCCGTTTCAGCTACTTTCAGTGTAATTCGAAACGTATCTGTTCCGCTAGGAATTACTGACCCCGACCAACCTAATATTGCTTCTACTATTTGGAGAAGTGTTTCTGACCATAAGAATTTAATATACTTTTATGAATCGGCCATTTCACCAAATACTTTTTGGGTTGATTTAAAAAAGTTTGATTTTTCAACAACCAAAGTGCCAAAGAAAATTGATTTGGATGGCCATCCAATTTTAACAGGTGAGGTATCTGATAAATTTGTTGAAGCCAAGCCTTTCAAATGGTTAGCACCAGGTAAAAATTAA
- a CDS encoding DoxX family protein yields MKFQEKTLEVSYRSVVILRIMLSLIFIVASTSHFFNTEKTVSRIENASLGFIGHILGTPETAVILSGVVMLIAGVSLLIGFKTRIAAIMLIAVLIPITLTIQVGQMTTLGPLFKNVAILGGLLFFSINSNLKTQKQ; encoded by the coding sequence ATGAAATTTCAAGAAAAAACACTTGAAGTTAGCTACAGGTCTGTAGTTATTCTTCGTATTATGCTAAGCCTGATTTTTATTGTGGCGAGCACCAGTCATTTTTTTAATACCGAAAAAACCGTGAGCAGGATAGAAAATGCCTCTCTGGGTTTTATTGGGCATATTCTTGGCACACCCGAAACAGCTGTGATTCTATCAGGTGTGGTCATGTTAATTGCTGGTGTTTCGTTACTTATAGGCTTTAAAACCCGAATCGCTGCAATAATGTTAATTGCAGTTCTAATTCCTATTACGCTAACCATACAAGTTGGACAAATGACAACTTTAGGCCCGCTTTTTAAGAATGTTGCCATACTTGGCGGACTTCTTTTTTTCAGTATTAATTCAAATCTAAAAACTCAAAAACAATGA
- a CDS encoding DsrE family protein produces MRNPIIYITTMFLLLFGTIQLHAQEINPKKNNYLVLSKNIQQLKSVLLTANALAKEDARRYGEFYVIICGKTVNEIADNPDFNELLEKAKAQNVKVIVCGISLSKFNINPESLPGNLEITPNGILYGFQLLKKDFITLTI; encoded by the coding sequence ATGAGAAATCCAATCATATATATAACAACAATGTTCCTTTTATTATTTGGAACAATCCAATTACATGCACAAGAGATTAATCCAAAAAAGAATAATTATCTAGTGCTTTCTAAAAACATACAACAACTTAAATCTGTTCTGCTTACCGCAAATGCATTAGCAAAAGAAGACGCGAGAAGATATGGAGAGTTTTATGTAATCATTTGTGGTAAAACAGTTAATGAGATAGCAGATAATCCGGATTTTAATGAATTGTTGGAAAAAGCAAAAGCTCAAAATGTAAAAGTTATTGTTTGTGGAATTTCACTTTCAAAATTTAACATAAATCCAGAATCCTTGCCAGGTAATCTTGAAATAACACCCAATGGTATTTTATACGGTTTTCAACTTCTTAAGAAAGATTTTATCACTCTTACAATCTAA
- a CDS encoding TQO small subunit DoxD, which translates to MKNVSLKNDAGLLALALRLVVGWTYFSAFWRRTVLADKLDPEVAGYIGEKFNAFLPNALGIKPIIQYLVENPDVLWVNMVIFMVVEGIVGLFIMFGLFTRLMSIGVFGLAMGILLGSGWIGTTCLDEWQIGILGIATGFLIFLTGSGKYSLDNYLIKNNFVITKKKWFAWLGSGILPIKEKVFPKVVLIGSLFVLGVTLMTNQIFHGGVWGPLHNKSVKPKLEITDGKISEKRLSFDVYRTEGVDVYGSWVIGIELYDNKNNTIIEYTQEDLATMDKESIINYYVSKIKPGKHSLIVPLGAKAKLNLDNEALSSLSKGTYTVKITDISGTYWEHQFKK; encoded by the coding sequence ATGAAGAATGTAAGTTTAAAAAATGATGCAGGGCTTCTGGCACTCGCATTAAGGTTAGTAGTAGGTTGGACCTATTTTTCGGCATTTTGGAGAAGAACTGTATTAGCAGATAAACTTGACCCTGAAGTAGCGGGTTATATTGGTGAAAAATTTAATGCCTTTTTACCTAACGCCTTGGGTATAAAACCCATCATACAATACTTGGTGGAAAATCCAGATGTACTTTGGGTTAACATGGTGATTTTCATGGTTGTTGAGGGTATTGTAGGTTTATTTATTATGTTCGGTTTGTTCACTAGATTAATGAGCATTGGTGTTTTTGGCTTGGCTATGGGAATCCTTTTAGGCTCTGGTTGGATTGGCACAACTTGCCTTGACGAATGGCAAATAGGAATTCTAGGAATCGCCACAGGTTTTCTTATATTCTTAACAGGCAGTGGGAAATACTCCTTGGACAATTATCTAATAAAAAACAATTTTGTAATTACTAAAAAGAAATGGTTTGCTTGGCTGGGTTCAGGTATTTTGCCAATAAAAGAAAAGGTTTTTCCAAAAGTTGTTTTAATAGGTTCTCTATTTGTTTTAGGAGTGACTTTAATGACAAACCAAATATTTCACGGCGGCGTATGGGGACCACTCCATAATAAATCGGTAAAGCCAAAATTGGAAATTACAGATGGAAAAATCAGCGAAAAGAGATTAAGTTTTGATGTTTATAGGACTGAAGGCGTGGATGTTTATGGTTCTTGGGTGATAGGAATTGAATTGTATGACAACAAAAACAACACAATTATTGAATATACCCAAGAAGATTTAGCTACCATGGATAAAGAGAGTATCATAAACTATTATGTTTCTAAAATTAAACCAGGTAAGCACAGTTTAATTGTTCCATTAGGGGCAAAAGCAAAGCTAAATTTGGATAATGAAGCTTTATCAAGTTTGTCTAAAGGGACATATACGGTTAAAATCACAGACATTAGTGGCACTTATTGGGAACATCAATTTAAAAAATAA
- a CDS encoding T9SS type A sorting domain-containing protein, producing MIRYILTFGLVLLIGYFNNPMRTYAQVCNQNNLNIQSIDFYDINGEPFDPDAEFEPGTNVDGQIFVTFGGSSSNAYSLYFSYDIYINGAFSENVVLCLFAGQNVIKETAQYINDFTVSWGDRIEFRNIFMRWYTNSGNPSCPTAEGSNAQCYSNPEGFVVNTPYISLPVVWHDIVADIDQDGEWVSINWGTMHEWETSHFELERSVDGIENFTKIAEIKSAGWSSQVTQYHYTDNQIPYITGRNYYRIKQVDLDGSFGYSKTLSVWLEKLAQDVTSWHVYPNPCTNNSLKLKLIDSDNYNGEPVHLAIISNLNLFYYTLEGNIDFFETELSSLIQDLPNGMLIMRVSWGNQSESIKIIKK from the coding sequence ATGATAAGATACATTTTGACGTTTGGCTTGGTATTGCTCATCGGATATTTTAATAATCCGATGAGAACTTATGCTCAGGTTTGCAATCAAAATAACCTTAATATTCAATCTATTGACTTTTATGATATAAACGGTGAACCTTTTGATCCTGATGCAGAATTCGAACCAGGGACCAATGTGGATGGGCAGATTTTTGTGACCTTTGGAGGGAGTTCATCCAATGCTTATTCTTTGTATTTTTCCTATGATATATATATCAATGGAGCGTTTTCGGAAAATGTAGTACTTTGTTTATTTGCAGGACAAAATGTTATTAAGGAAACAGCCCAATACATCAATGATTTTACGGTGAGTTGGGGGGACAGGATTGAATTCAGAAATATATTTATGCGCTGGTATACCAATTCGGGTAATCCATCATGCCCTACAGCCGAAGGTAGCAATGCACAATGTTATTCAAATCCAGAGGGTTTCGTGGTCAATACCCCTTATATTTCTTTGCCTGTTGTATGGCACGACATAGTTGCTGATATCGATCAAGATGGCGAATGGGTTTCGATTAATTGGGGAACAATGCATGAATGGGAAACGAGCCATTTTGAACTGGAAAGATCAGTTGATGGAATAGAAAATTTCACCAAAATAGCTGAGATCAAATCTGCTGGCTGGAGTAGCCAGGTTACACAATATCATTATACGGATAATCAGATTCCCTATATCACTGGCCGTAATTATTACCGCATCAAGCAAGTTGACCTTGATGGAAGCTTTGGGTATAGCAAGACTCTCTCAGTTTGGTTGGAAAAATTAGCCCAAGATGTTACATCCTGGCATGTTTACCCAAATCCTTGTACAAATAATTCGCTAAAGTTAAAACTGATTGACAGTGATAATTATAATGGAGAACCTGTTCACTTAGCGATAATTAGTAATCTTAACTTGTTTTATTATACCCTGGAAGGCAATATCGATTTTTTTGAAACTGAATTAAGTTCACTGATCCAAGACCTACCAAATGGGATGTTGATTATGAGAGTAAGTTGGGGGAATCAGTCGGAAAGTATTAAAATAATTAAAAAGTAG
- a CDS encoding LytTR family DNA-binding domain-containing protein, translated as MKNRVYHYNDIQFRLALAFVVGAILSLKAIGFPSVEKGNLQILSIHFIIYFILLWTSAEWIYHLQRYLDKKCQLRKRPFTRISLQLFLAIAVPFAFVSQIYLLLERFNIKIDMGYMGMYLILINLYYLCYNLLLEENLIKDIKGHYKQSLLVNKGMYFIPIPIIKISHLLLKEKQVYLITFDNQTYLMGQTLDDIQYQLDPQQFFRANRQVIVNYSACRQFALIENRKIKLEIIAESSSGFIISQKRSRAFREWMDR; from the coding sequence ATGAAAAATCGTGTTTACCATTATAATGATATTCAGTTTAGATTGGCCCTGGCCTTTGTTGTTGGGGCAATATTGAGTTTAAAAGCGATAGGCTTCCCCAGTGTCGAAAAAGGTAACTTACAAATACTATCCATTCATTTCATCATTTATTTTATCTTGTTGTGGACATCGGCCGAATGGATATATCATCTCCAAAGATACCTGGACAAAAAATGTCAGCTCAGGAAAAGGCCATTTACCAGGATATCACTTCAGCTTTTCCTTGCCATTGCGGTTCCATTTGCTTTTGTCTCCCAGATCTACCTTTTGCTTGAACGATTCAATATCAAAATAGACATGGGCTATATGGGAATGTATCTTATACTCATAAACCTCTATTATTTGTGTTATAACCTCTTATTGGAGGAAAACCTGATCAAGGACATCAAGGGCCATTACAAACAAAGTCTTCTTGTCAACAAAGGAATGTATTTTATTCCAATACCGATTATTAAAATCAGTCATTTACTCCTCAAGGAAAAGCAGGTTTACTTAATCACCTTTGACAATCAAACCTATCTGATGGGACAAACATTGGATGATATTCAATACCAACTTGATCCACAGCAGTTTTTCAGGGCCAATAGGCAGGTTATCGTCAATTATTCCGCTTGCAGACAATTTGCCCTTATTGAAAACAGAAAGATAAAATTGGAGATAATAGCCGAATCAAGCTCAGGGTTCATTATCAGTCAAAAGAGGTCAAGGGCTTTTAGGGAGTGGATGGATAGATGA